In Saccharicrinis fermentans DSM 9555 = JCM 21142, a genomic segment contains:
- a CDS encoding sensor histidine kinase: protein MTWNRKRGESQHDYALWLFNSNKHYIRNLLLLYMSFYPLFAVIEHYGASGSFFSSTSTLLISSLPFLLVAYISTFVKRYTPYIRIINATALLGMSISILSMYASLSPYQTSFNTYYSSLIITIATLGLSMSSKTLICIYISLSACTFILISSFVHKLYLIDMFLFVSSTTYVIVASGLFMVAGIVIERFSLKLYKAQKNISQEKEKITQQKDNLENLNQTKDRFFSIISHDLRSPFTALIGYFDVLLRNEKNEFKVKKSDIEKIYLHTRRTYNLLNNLLSWSKAQLNQYVFEPKQYFLNEIFSENRSLYREIAKQKEIKIIHSFPNGAQVYCDKDMVITIIRNLIFNAIKYTKTKGEIFVTAKQLSENEMEIAIIDNGIGISKEDIKMILSPNTHITKKGTHNEKGAGIGLIICNDILKMHHSKIQIESRKNVGSKFFFIIPIHADNEKNKK from the coding sequence ATGACTTGGAACAGAAAGAGGGGGGAGAGCCAGCATGATTATGCGCTATGGCTATTTAATAGCAACAAACATTATATACGTAACCTGTTGTTATTATACATGAGTTTTTATCCCTTATTCGCAGTAATTGAACACTATGGTGCATCAGGTTCCTTTTTCTCGTCCACCTCAACACTACTCATATCGAGTTTACCATTCTTACTAGTAGCCTACATCAGCACATTTGTAAAAAGATACACGCCATACATACGTATCATTAATGCAACAGCACTATTGGGCATGAGCATTAGCATCTTATCGATGTATGCATCTTTAAGCCCATACCAAACAAGTTTTAACACTTATTACTCCAGTCTCATTATTACCATTGCCACACTCGGCCTATCCATGAGTAGTAAGACGCTGATTTGCATATACATTAGCCTTTCTGCCTGCACATTTATTCTTATTTCATCTTTTGTGCACAAGCTGTATCTCATTGATATGTTTTTGTTTGTGAGTTCAACCACATATGTGATTGTGGCCTCTGGTTTATTTATGGTAGCAGGCATCGTAATAGAACGCTTTTCATTAAAACTTTATAAAGCCCAAAAAAACATTTCACAAGAAAAAGAAAAAATCACCCAGCAAAAAGACAACCTTGAAAATCTGAACCAAACCAAAGATCGTTTCTTTAGCATTATCTCACATGATCTACGAAGTCCTTTTACGGCATTGATTGGCTATTTCGATGTATTATTAAGAAACGAGAAAAATGAATTCAAGGTTAAAAAATCAGATATAGAAAAGATATACCTCCACACCAGGCGAACCTACAATCTACTCAATAACCTATTGAGTTGGAGCAAGGCTCAATTAAACCAATATGTTTTCGAACCCAAACAATATTTTTTGAACGAGATATTTTCAGAAAACAGATCCTTATACCGCGAGATAGCCAAACAAAAAGAGATTAAAATCATACACTCTTTTCCCAACGGAGCGCAGGTATACTGCGACAAAGATATGGTGATTACGATCATCCGAAATTTAATTTTTAATGCCATTAAATACACCAAAACAAAAGGTGAAATATTTGTGACCGCAAAGCAACTATCCGAAAACGAAATGGAAATTGCCATCATTGATAATGGGATTGGCATCTCAAAAGAAGATATTAAAATGATTTTAAGTCCAAACACCCACATTACCAAAAAAGGTACTCATAACGAAAAAGGGGCTGGCATCGGTTTAATCATTTGTAATGACATCCTCAAAATGCACCATTCGAAGATTCAAATCGAAAGTCGCAAAAACGTAGGAAGCAAATTTTTCTTTATCATACCCATACATGCAGACAATGAAAAAAACAAGAAGTAA
- a CDS encoding CAP domain-containing protein: MKKTRSKKSKTGIIAGFLIITCTMIHAQKNYSISQKELDKYTQLNDQETRLKEYKDDKNALLLKLNQLAHINASRQQHQKPPVQLDILASRVANKTAQEAARENFMGHFNLRGEKPYHRYAFAGGTAHVSENASALSSSDLLPSTPNDITKYMQQAHNAFMAEQAPNDGHKQNCIDTNHNYVGIGFSLHKEQFRYYEEFLDKYVTFNKTKSFYRKNETIKISIKPDHNKYLHMILVYYEPFPTAMRISSINKQMKYDDYTKDLVHKVLPWQLPQTNAEGISELEFSFDKKGLYYLQIYLDNTAFTTGKASTKNKIQASGIVIQVR, from the coding sequence ATGAAAAAAACAAGAAGTAAAAAATCAAAAACGGGCATCATTGCGGGCTTCTTAATAATTACCTGCACCATGATTCATGCACAAAAAAATTATTCCATTTCTCAGAAGGAACTTGATAAATACACCCAATTAAATGATCAAGAAACCCGTTTAAAGGAATATAAGGATGACAAAAATGCGCTTCTCTTAAAACTAAACCAGCTTGCCCATATAAACGCTTCGCGACAACAACATCAAAAGCCACCTGTTCAGTTAGACATATTGGCCTCACGGGTAGCCAACAAAACAGCACAGGAAGCAGCCCGGGAAAATTTCATGGGACACTTTAATCTCCGTGGAGAAAAACCTTATCACCGTTACGCTTTTGCTGGTGGAACAGCACATGTATCAGAAAATGCATCAGCTCTCTCTTCTTCTGATTTATTACCTTCTACACCCAATGATATTACAAAATACATGCAACAAGCACATAATGCCTTTATGGCAGAACAAGCACCCAATGATGGTCACAAACAAAATTGTATAGATACGAATCATAATTATGTGGGTATTGGTTTTTCTTTACACAAAGAACAGTTTAGATATTACGAGGAATTCTTAGATAAATATGTGACGTTTAACAAAACTAAATCTTTCTATAGAAAGAACGAAACCATTAAAATATCCATTAAACCTGACCATAACAAATACTTACATATGATATTGGTATATTATGAGCCATTCCCCACTGCCATGCGCATTTCATCCATCAACAAACAAATGAAATATGACGACTACACAAAAGACTTAGTACACAAAGTACTTCCATGGCAATTACCCCAAACCAATGCAGAAGGCATTAGCGAACTGGAATTTTCTTTTGATAAAAAAGGCTTGTATTACCTACAAATATATCTGGATAACACAGCTTTCACTACCGGAAAGGCCTCCACAAAAAATAAGATACAGGCCTCAGGAATCGTCATTCAAGTCAGGTAA
- a CDS encoding tetratricopeptide repeat protein codes for MAEDSRLSKVEILIQQKKFVDAEKILSELITQDSDNVYFLSLLAELNLQQDKFDKANSIIENAIGLSPDVPHLFYVKARILIQQDKFSEAQKYVNQAIGLDPYDADYFALLANIELGRKLFNEALETANRALEIDAENLSALNARSTALNKLNRKEESFETIQDALREDPNDAYTHANYGWGLLEKGHHKEALDHFKEALANDPSFEYAQLGMLQAIKANNPIYRVFLKYSFWMSNLTAKYQWGVIIGFYREC; via the coding sequence ATGGCAGAAGATAGCAGACTATCGAAAGTTGAAATTCTTATTCAACAGAAGAAATTTGTGGATGCAGAAAAAATACTTTCAGAGTTAATTACACAGGATTCAGACAATGTTTATTTTTTGTCATTGCTTGCAGAGTTAAATTTACAACAAGATAAATTTGATAAAGCAAATAGTATCATTGAAAATGCGATTGGACTCTCGCCTGATGTTCCGCATTTGTTCTATGTTAAAGCTCGTATCTTAATACAACAGGATAAGTTTAGTGAAGCGCAAAAATATGTTAATCAGGCCATTGGGTTAGATCCTTATGATGCCGATTATTTTGCATTGTTAGCAAATATCGAGTTGGGAAGAAAATTATTTAATGAGGCTCTCGAAACGGCTAATAGAGCCTTGGAAATAGATGCAGAAAACTTGTCGGCCCTAAACGCCAGAAGCACAGCATTAAATAAATTAAACAGAAAAGAAGAATCATTTGAAACGATTCAAGATGCGTTGAGAGAAGATCCGAATGATGCTTATACACATGCCAACTATGGATGGGGCTTATTAGAAAAAGGACACCACAAAGAAGCATTGGACCATTTTAAAGAGGCTTTAGCAAACGATCCCTCCTTTGAATATGCGCAATTAGGAATGCTTCAGGCCATAAAGGCAAACAATCCTATTTATAGGGTGTTTCTGAAATATTCCTTTTGGATGAGTAATCTGACCGCTAAATATCAATGGGGAGTTATTATTGGTTTTTATCGGGAATGTTAG
- a CDS encoding ATP-binding protein: MDSNTINSLREALKHSPDNIPLRKLLADNLLMLNRFEEAEAEYLVLLKCTNDDEVKIGLAHVFFKKGSYSACNVILEEVIGNGTKDTDVYTLYAKGLLKENAIDKAIEAYKKALSIDPSYFDEELDQQLRLRGSNELSETEEELDSRFLQKPTINFSDVGGMDVVKKEIELKIIKPLLHPELYKAYGKKIGGGILLYGPPGCGKTFIAKATAGQINARFISVSLNDILDMWVGSSEKNLHEIFELARNHTPCVLFIDEIDALGASRSDMKQSSGRHLINQFLQELDGIDSTNEGVLVIGATNTPWNLDSAFRRPGRFDRIVFVSPPDVKTRESILRLKLQNKPAGTVDIKAIAKKSENYSGADIDAIIDIAIEQKMESSFVDGIPKPLETNDLMSALKKHKPSTQEWFATAKNFAMFANDSGIYDDILTYMKIKK; this comes from the coding sequence ATGGACAGTAATACAATTAACAGTTTAAGAGAAGCATTGAAGCACTCTCCTGACAATATTCCTTTAAGAAAGTTGTTGGCGGATAATTTATTGATGTTGAATAGATTTGAAGAAGCAGAGGCGGAATATTTGGTGCTTTTAAAATGTACGAATGATGACGAAGTGAAAATTGGACTTGCGCATGTGTTTTTTAAGAAAGGTAGTTATTCGGCCTGTAACGTAATATTAGAGGAGGTAATTGGCAACGGAACTAAAGATACGGATGTATATACCTTATATGCCAAAGGACTTTTAAAAGAAAATGCAATCGATAAAGCAATAGAGGCCTATAAAAAAGCCTTAAGTATTGATCCCAGTTATTTTGATGAAGAGCTGGATCAGCAATTGCGACTAAGAGGTAGCAATGAGCTAAGCGAAACAGAAGAAGAGCTTGATAGTCGCTTTTTACAAAAGCCTACTATTAACTTTAGTGATGTGGGTGGTATGGATGTTGTAAAAAAAGAAATTGAATTGAAAATTATAAAACCACTTCTTCATCCTGAATTATATAAAGCCTATGGTAAAAAAATCGGTGGAGGGATTTTGCTTTATGGACCTCCGGGCTGTGGTAAAACCTTCATAGCTAAAGCAACCGCAGGTCAAATAAATGCCAGGTTTATTAGTGTTAGTTTAAATGACATTTTAGATATGTGGGTTGGTAGCAGTGAAAAAAATCTTCATGAAATCTTTGAGTTAGCTAGAAATCACACGCCTTGTGTTCTTTTTATTGACGAAATAGATGCTTTAGGAGCCAGCAGAAGTGATATGAAACAATCCAGTGGTAGACACTTGATAAATCAGTTTTTGCAAGAACTTGACGGGATTGATAGTACAAATGAAGGTGTTTTGGTCATTGGTGCAACAAACACTCCCTGGAATTTAGACTCCGCCTTTAGACGCCCTGGCAGGTTTGACAGAATTGTATTTGTATCGCCACCAGATGTAAAAACACGAGAATCCATTTTAAGATTAAAACTTCAGAATAAACCTGCGGGCACTGTCGATATTAAAGCCATAGCCAAGAAATCAGAAAATTATTCAGGTGCTGATATTGATGCAATAATTGATATTGCTATTGAGCAAAAAATGGAATCTTCCTTTGTTGATGGGATTCCAAAGCCACTTGAGACAAACGACTTAATGAGTGCTTTGAAAAAGCATAAGCCGAGCACGCAGGAGTGGTTTGCAACAGCCAAGAACTTCGCTATGTTTGCTAATGATTCGGGCATTTATGACGACATTTTAACCTATATGAAAATTAAAAAGTAA
- a CDS encoding alpha/beta hydrolase family protein: MKRVIFFIVLTFLISISSFGIDKVFAEYKVKEFTFKGHEARIVFPHASNKNNYWIWRARFWGHEPQVDKALLEQGFHLVYVDVSNLFGNDEAVDLWNEFYSYCISNYKLNKKVVLEGMSRGGLIVYNWASKNTDKVFCIYADAPVCDIKSWPGGMYRGKGSAKAWETCLKVYNLDTVSVRTFTNIPINNCVNIAQAGIPVMHVYGDSDQVVPYEENTALLVKKFEEAGGHIELIKKEGVGHHPHCLKNPKPIVDFILKSVAFTE; the protein is encoded by the coding sequence ATGAAGAGGGTAATTTTTTTTATTGTATTAACATTTTTAATAAGCATCTCATCGTTTGGGATTGATAAAGTATTTGCAGAATATAAAGTAAAAGAGTTTACATTTAAGGGGCATGAGGCGAGAATTGTTTTTCCTCATGCATCAAATAAAAACAATTACTGGATTTGGAGGGCCCGATTTTGGGGGCATGAACCGCAAGTTGATAAAGCATTGCTGGAGCAAGGATTTCACCTTGTTTATGTCGATGTTTCTAACCTGTTTGGGAATGATGAAGCGGTGGATTTGTGGAATGAGTTTTATTCATATTGTATATCAAATTATAAGCTTAATAAGAAAGTTGTTCTGGAAGGAATGAGTAGAGGGGGCTTAATTGTGTATAATTGGGCATCAAAGAATACGGATAAAGTTTTTTGTATTTACGCGGATGCGCCTGTTTGTGATATTAAAAGTTGGCCAGGTGGAATGTATAGAGGAAAGGGAAGTGCCAAAGCCTGGGAGACTTGTTTAAAGGTCTACAATTTAGACACGGTTTCTGTCAGAACATTTACGAATATTCCTATTAATAATTGCGTGAACATTGCCCAAGCAGGTATTCCTGTAATGCATGTATATGGGGATTCAGATCAGGTTGTGCCTTATGAAGAAAATACTGCTTTATTAGTCAAGAAATTTGAAGAGGCAGGAGGACACATTGAGTTAATCAAAAAAGAAGGTGTAGGACATCATCCGCATTGTTTAAAAAATCCAAAACCAATTGTAGATTTTATATTAAAAAGTGTGGCGTTCACTGAGTAA
- a CDS encoding DUF4139 domain-containing protein: protein MKAINILLLILIFSNVFSQEILEKEIKTEVTEVTVFLNGAQIVRKKGVDLTKGKSIIKFVNLSPFIDAKSVQVKAEGELTVLSVNHQQNYLDKMEKSIELTDLEKQLETIEDKIKLENTYLSIIKEELTFLQKNQYIGGKNEQVSVTNLQQASDFYSKKLTSLKMKEIERNKTLKSLNTQKNDLQNQIKTLTSKKEYPSGEILVKVDAKQTNKFSLELTYLVKNAGWFPSYDIRAKNVNEPVQLIYKANVKQDTKVDWSNVKLKFSSADPNISSIAPELQTYFLNYNTLPPSYKLTENNVRGKVVDSNGEPLPGASVLVQGTTIGTVADLEGNYSITIPNNSSLLTYAHIGFYSKTLPITNSVMNIALEENEIDIQEVVVTAYGSEKKASKALRGSVAGIDIDKSIKIRGTNSLAIPTAQVENQTTVDFEINTPYTIKSDNKNYTVDMEVYDLPAFYQYYCVPKVNKDAFLIANIIDWEKYNLLEGEANVFFEDTYVGKTLLDVRYASDTLEISLGRDKKVSVNREKIKNFTNKQFIGNKKEETRAWKTTVKNNKSQAINMIILDQVPVSTIEEIEVNIQNISGAKQNSETGEIKWEFELKPNDKKDFELRYSVKHPKYRNLIVE from the coding sequence ATGAAAGCAATAAACATTTTACTATTAATTCTGATTTTCAGCAATGTATTCTCACAAGAGATTTTAGAAAAAGAAATTAAAACCGAAGTAACTGAAGTAACGGTTTTCCTTAACGGAGCGCAAATAGTTCGAAAAAAAGGAGTTGATTTGACAAAAGGCAAATCGATTATCAAATTTGTTAATTTATCTCCGTTTATTGATGCTAAAAGCGTTCAGGTAAAAGCTGAAGGAGAATTAACTGTTTTATCAGTCAATCATCAGCAAAATTATTTGGATAAAATGGAAAAATCGATTGAATTGACTGATTTAGAAAAACAGCTTGAAACGATTGAGGATAAAATTAAATTAGAAAATACTTATTTGTCAATAATTAAGGAAGAACTGACATTTTTACAGAAGAATCAATACATTGGTGGGAAGAACGAACAAGTTAGTGTTACAAACCTTCAACAAGCATCAGATTTTTACAGTAAGAAGTTGACTTCATTGAAAATGAAGGAAATAGAGAGAAACAAAACGCTTAAGTCATTAAATACACAAAAAAATGATTTACAAAATCAAATAAAAACCTTGACAAGCAAAAAAGAATACCCATCAGGAGAAATATTAGTAAAAGTAGATGCTAAACAGACTAATAAGTTTTCATTGGAATTAACATATTTGGTTAAAAATGCAGGTTGGTTTCCATCGTACGACATTAGAGCAAAAAATGTAAATGAACCAGTACAATTGATTTATAAGGCAAATGTTAAGCAAGATACAAAAGTTGATTGGTCAAATGTCAAACTAAAGTTCTCATCTGCAGACCCAAACATTTCTAGTATCGCACCCGAACTACAAACGTATTTTTTAAATTATAATACTTTACCTCCATCATATAAATTGACTGAAAATAATGTAAGAGGTAAAGTAGTTGATAGTAACGGTGAACCATTACCAGGTGCCAGCGTGCTTGTTCAAGGTACGACTATTGGAACAGTAGCTGACTTAGAAGGGAATTATTCTATTACAATTCCGAATAATTCGAGCCTGTTAACATATGCACACATTGGTTTTTATTCAAAGACTTTACCAATTACAAATTCTGTTATGAATATTGCCCTAGAAGAAAATGAAATAGATATTCAAGAAGTAGTTGTAACCGCATACGGCTCAGAGAAAAAAGCATCAAAAGCGTTACGAGGCAGCGTTGCTGGTATTGATATTGACAAATCAATAAAAATAAGAGGTACAAATAGTTTAGCGATACCAACAGCACAGGTTGAAAATCAAACAACAGTTGATTTCGAAATCAATACACCATATACAATTAAATCTGACAATAAAAACTATACCGTTGATATGGAGGTATATGACTTACCTGCATTTTATCAATATTATTGTGTGCCAAAGGTCAATAAAGATGCTTTTTTAATAGCTAATATCATCGATTGGGAGAAATACAATTTATTAGAAGGTGAGGCAAATGTATTTTTTGAGGATACTTATGTAGGTAAGACGCTTTTGGATGTACGTTACGCCTCTGACACATTAGAAATTTCGTTGGGACGCGATAAAAAAGTATCTGTTAATCGTGAAAAAATAAAGAATTTCACTAATAAACAATTTATTGGAAACAAAAAAGAAGAAACCCGAGCATGGAAAACAACTGTTAAAAACAATAAAAGCCAAGCGATTAACATGATAATCCTTGACCAAGTTCCTGTTTCTACAATAGAAGAGATTGAGGTTAATATTCAGAATATATCAGGAGCAAAACAAAATTCAGAAACCGGAGAGATAAAATGGGAATTTGAATTAAAACCAAATGATAAAAAGGATTTTGAATTAAGATATTCAGTTAAACATCCAAAATATAGAAATTTGATAGTGGAATAA